DNA from Metabacillus flavus:
GCGTATTCACTGTTTTATTTTCCGATATGGAATTCGAGCAAATGCTTGATACCGTTCAAGCAGCTGGTCTGCATGCGGTCGAAATCGGTACTGGCTGCTATCCGGGAAATGCTCACTGCAATTTGGATGAGCTTTTGTCCAGCGAAGAAGCAAGAAAGCAGTATAAAGAAAAAGTAGATAGCCGCGGACTGAGCATCAGTGCTTTCAGCTGCCACGGCAATCCGATTTCTCCTGACCGTGCTTTCGCAGCAGAATCGGATGAAACCCTTCGAAAAACAATCAAGCTTGCTTCTCTTCTCGAGGTCCCGGTTGTGAACTGCTTTTCCGGAACTGCAGGTGAATCCGAAGACGCAAAATACCCGAACTGGCCCGTTACTCCATGGCCAAATGAATATGGAGATGTTTTGACTTGGCAGTGGGAAAATAAGCTTGTTCCTTATTGGAAAGAGGTTGGGGAACTGGCTAAAGAGCATAATGTGAAAATTGGTCTTGAGCTTCATGGCGGCTTCCTGGTTCATACACCTTACACACTGCTCAAGCTTCGTGAAAAAACATGTGATGCGATTGGCGCAAACCTGGATCCAAGCCATCTGTGGTGGCAGGGAATTGATCCTGTAGCAGCGATTAAAATTCTTGCTAAAGAGAACGCCATTCACCATTTCCATGCAAAAGACACTCATATTGACCCGGAAAA
Protein-coding regions in this window:
- a CDS encoding sugar phosphate isomerase/epimerase family protein, with translation MKLGVFTVLFSDMEFEQMLDTVQAAGLHAVEIGTGCYPGNAHCNLDELLSSEEARKQYKEKVDSRGLSISAFSCHGNPISPDRAFAAESDETLRKTIKLASLLEVPVVNCFSGTAGESEDAKYPNWPVTPWPNEYGDVLTWQWENKLVPYWKEVGELAKEHNVKIGLELHGGFLVHTPYTLLKLREKTCDAIGANLDPSHLWWQGIDPVAAIKILAKENAIHHFHAKDTHIDPENVNMYGLTDMQPYGEVRSRAWSFRSVGCGHSNDEWGRMISTLVTYGYDYVVSIEHEDPIMSIQEGFKRAVTNLQSVLIEEKPADMWWV